In Streptomyces camelliae, the sequence GTGGAGGTGCGCCGGCTCCCCGAGGCCCATGTCATCGGTGCCGCCGTCGCCGACCTCACCCACCTGCTCGCCGAACTCGTCGAGAACGCCGCCCAGTTCTCTCCGCCCCACACGCGCGTGCGCGTCACCGGTGAGCCCGTCGGCAACGGCTATGCCCTGGAGATCGAGGACCGGGGTCTCGGTATGAGTGCCGAGACCCTCGCGGAGGCCAACCGGCGCATCGAACAGTCCGAGGCCCTCGACCTGTTCGACAGTGACCGGCTCGGGCTCTTCGTGGTCAGCCGGCTCGCCTCCCGGCACGACGTCAGGGTGCACCTGCGGACTTCCCCGTACGGCGGCACCACCGCCGTCGTCCTGCTGCCCACGGCTCTGCTCCACCGGGGCTCGGCCGACACCGCGTCCCAGCAGAACGAACAGGCCCACGACGAGCAGGAAGGCGCGTACGCGCACGTGCCCGGCACGCGTCGGCGCCAGGAGACCGCCCTCGCACGGCCGGACCGTCCCGCCCTCGCGGCCACCGCTCCCGGCCCGCACGACACGGCGGAGGGGCCGGAACGGAACGACGTGGTCAGCGAGTCGGTACGACACGGCATGAGCCACGAGACCCCGCCCCCCGGAGTCACCGCCTTGAGGCCCCACCGCCCGCCGCACGACTCCGAGCCCTCCGACGACCTCCCGCGCCGTGTGCGCCAGGCGAGCCTCGCCCCTCAGCTCCGGCAGCAACGGCCCGAAGAGCCGGCCCCGGCACGCACGCGTGGCGAGGACCGGCGCACCCCCGAACTGGTGCGGGACCGCATGACGGCCTACCGCGACGGCTGGGCGCGCGGCGGCGGCAGGCAGCCCGGCCGCGGTGCCGCCCCGGAACCCGAAACGGCCAGTGACAGCAGCGAAGGAGACCCGGCATGATCCAGGACCCCAACACGAGGGCCGGGCAGCGATCCGGCGAACTGGACTGGCTGCTCGACGACCTGGTGACCCGAGTGAGCGAGGTACGGCATGCCGTCGTGCTCTCCAACGACGGGCTGGCCGTCGGCGCCTCCACGGCCCTCGCGCGGGAGGACGCCGAGCATCTCGCCGCCGTCGCCTCCGGCTTCAACAGCCTGGCCAAGGGTGCGGGACGGCACTTCGGAGCAGGCGGTGTGCGGCAGACCCTGGTCGAGATGGACGACGCGTTCCTTTTCGTGGCCGCCGCGGGCGACGGTTCCTGCCTCGCCGTGCTCACCGCCGTCACCGCCGACATCGGCCTCGTCGCCTACGAGATGGCGCGCCTGGTCAAGCGGGTCGGCGAGCACCTCTACACGCCACCTCGTGTCAGCGCACAGCCGCC encodes:
- a CDS encoding roadblock/LC7 domain-containing protein, translated to MIQDPNTRAGQRSGELDWLLDDLVTRVSEVRHAVVLSNDGLAVGASTALAREDAEHLAAVASGFNSLAKGAGRHFGAGGVRQTLVEMDDAFLFVAAAGDGSCLAVLTAVTADIGLVAYEMARLVKRVGEHLYTPPRVSAQPPAAG